In a single window of the Pongo abelii isolate AG06213 chromosome 1, NHGRI_mPonAbe1-v2.0_pri, whole genome shotgun sequence genome:
- the LOC100454751 gene encoding large ribosomal subunit protein eL36-like yields the protein MANTQLSLVHRTCTVLQGRSSGDSLSLQSGPINCLGAEQSRAVLNDTAEWGRLFDNPNLQDLTAFCHGCLWRAAAVALRYPMAMGLNKGHKVTKNVSNPRHSCCRGRLTKHTKFVRDMIREVCGFAPYECCAMELQKVSKAVELLKTSKFIKKRKRVGMHIHAKRKWEELSNVLAAMKKATAKKD from the exons atggcAAACACTCAGCTGTCTCTGGTCCATCGCACTTGTACAGTCCTGCAGGGCAGGAGTAGTGGGGACTCGCTATCCCTGCA ATCAGGCCCCATCAACTGCCTTGGGGCCGAACAGTCACGGGCTGTGCTGAATGACACGGCTGAATGGGGCAGGCTCTTTGACAATCCAAACCTTCAAGATCTTA cTGCCTTCTGCCACGGCTGCCTTTGGAGAGCAGCAGCCGTGGCTCTGCGCTACCCTATGGCCATGGGCCTCAACAAGGGCCACAAGGTGACCAAGAACGTGAGCAATCCCAGGCACAGCTGCTGCCGCGGGCGCCTGACCAAACACACCAAGTTTGTGCGGGACATGATCCGAGAGGTGTGTGGCTTTGCCCCTTACGAGTGTTGCGCCATGGAATTACAGAAAGTCTCCAAGGCCGTGGAGTTACTGAAGACCTCCAAGTTTATCAAGAAAAGG aaaagggtgggGATGCATATCCATGCCAAGAGGAAGTGGGAGGAGCTGAGCAATGTCCTGGCTGCCATGAAGAAAGCCACTGCCAAGAAAGACTGA